Within the Cydia pomonella isolate Wapato2018A chromosome 10, ilCydPomo1, whole genome shotgun sequence genome, the region aaaatttcaTCCAAACGTTAAATTCACCTTaactattttagttttttcactTACATCGGTGAaacagttttaatattttttgatcacttttaaggcagtttactcaAACACTAACTAACTtataattattcaataaaacactctatatttataaaatactatttctactgtttttattagtattgaatttaaactcttacaacattttggtggtaactacttaACTGAGAAAAGAAATTCCCACCTTTTACTGGTTTTTTTctagtagttaccagtggtaacaactttgtggtaactagtgggaataacccgaatCGGTCCGTGAATATCTATTTTTACTAATTGCACACCGAGCGTAGCAGTCTACGAGCAAATTACGAACGCAGAGCGTAGCGCGCTACGGCTCTACCGCTGCACTACGACTTTTAAGCGCGTATTGagattttaaaatatgatataattaaACATATGGTATTCCATCGCCCACCCCGCAATCATACAGTAACTTTAGGTAGGTAGCTCGCCCAGTTACTTACTGTTGCACAGTGCTTCTCCGCAGTCGCTGCACTAAACATAACTGCGATGTGAATGCACCTAAAGGAAATAGAGATGCGCAAAACGCTTCACTGAATTGAAAAGATTGATTCATATCTTTCGTTCACGGTGATATATATCACTCATTTCGCTCAGTGGATCTGTAGACTATTATTCACGAGTGAGTAAAAAGAGACGTCAATCAATCAGATACACACAGCCATAATTTGCCACCAAGATGGCGAATCACGCGATACGATCCCGCCATGTTTTCTCGATACCCTCGGAATTCTTCCGAACCGCTCCGAAATACGACCAGTATGGCCTAGTGGAcggtgaccctgtctatgaagccgatggtcccgggttcgaatcctggtaagggcatttatttgtgtgatgaacacatatatttatctatatacgtatgtatactcgtatcgtcgcctagtaccatagcaacggaattttgactcttagagactctatacatctctaaggataatttgataaaagtcatttagttctgacatttagagatatttacacctctaaataattttagattttttttgtatctgtttgtttttttttattattattattattttagttatttgtttgtatgtaaattccatgttgacgtgtaaaagtgcccttgtggcctatttactgaataaatgttgaagttgaagaagttgaagcacatgctttgcttagtttggggctcgGTGTGTGCAAGAttgttcccaaatatttatttacatattcgcATCGTCTCACTTGCTCGTCACGCTCGGCCGGCTCATTTGAATCATCAGCGGGAAGAGCCAGCAAGGAACACTGACATAAATGAGTTACTAAGCGAGTTAAATCTTCAGTGAGTTGAAGAGTGAGGGAGTTGAAAATATAAAGTTCATTTAAATCACTCACTCGTGAACGACACATATCTAAAAGGAAATAAAGTATGACAAATTAAAcactttgtatttataaaaatataataaatttcgTTTCATTCCACAGATCACAATTGTTCGATTCTATGCATTTGAGAGCTCACTCGCACCGCGACACTCCCGCTCTAAAACAATACtgtaagagcgttttcacactGTCCGATCTGATATGGGATGTAGGATCCTACATCCACGTAGACAGGCCGTGGGGGACAGGCAGTCACATTACAGCAAACGTTATGCCTGTGTATGCATACAAACATTCGGGAAATATTATCGGTTCGACAGCTGACGGGGGTTCCGACATAGCTGAAATTATCACAAGCGCCTTTCCGATATCGTATATCGGAATGCACCTAAAAAGCAGCTGCAGGAGAGTGCCATATAGCCTTTTTGCGTtatctatagttttttaataaaaaaaattaaatgtataaataaatacagaaaaacacATATGTCTTATATTTTACTTCCGATATTCAATCGGGCAATGCGAAAATGCTCtaaacgtcataaaataaatatgtgaaCAACTAATAACATGTTTACTTTAAGCACGATTCAATAAAAAATGGACAAAACGTAGGTAAATATAACTCTCCTCTCTCAACACTATCGCGCCTTATTAAATGGCAAGCATTAtacaaattaaactttaatctCGTATTTACAATCATTTCAACTAAATCTCTTAATACTTTAACTCTTCAGTTTCAGTAAAACACACTTCGTTCAAATATTAGATTACACAAGTACGTATACCAACTGTCAGCACAAAGTCTCAAATTAGTTTACTTCTCCCTAGATATTATTAAGTGTACATTATTGACTCTTGATATGTTCGGCCTCAGAGCACGTGAgaattatttgtattgacacAGTTTATGCACGTCAAAAGAATTTATGTGCATATAAAGCACTTTCTATGCGAAGTATATAGAATGTGtgtatcattaaaaataaattacatattaaatataaacttcAAGTATTGACTTTATTGGTTGGTCAAACGCATCTCGCTACCCATCCTCGCACGCAAACGCCTCGGTGGGAACGCTGCCTAAAACGCGCGTGTGCACATAAATTGGTTTATAATCCAAAAATACACTTGTCAGCTAAATTCCAAGTTGGAGTTGTAAGTGAACTGGAAGGCGAGGTGTCGCGGCGTCTTTCCACTACAACTTATAACTAGCGAAGTTCCCAGGCGAAACTTTATACCTGCAGAAGGAAAGCATCCGCAGACGAATTTAGCACACAAATGTTAAACAAGTGTCGGATGTGATCCCGGATTTAGATCACTGGATGACTTTCCTCCGGAGGGTTAAACTCTGGTTCAACCAAAGGAAAAACGATGGGTAAGTATAGCaagttaattaagtttttattcacTTTTATTAGCTTCACTGCGTATATTTGTATATCTATAGTACATATGTGtgtgcttcaaatcttgtaacttgAATTATAAGCACTTTCCGATGTTCCGAAATTTGGAGCGCTCCCATAATTCAGTGGAAATTTGGAGTGCTTCCGTAACTCCGACGATAATGCTAAAAtggagttgatctgatgatgcagtcggaaggAGACCAAAGGAACTCCTCGGTGGCAAAACACATACACATCAAGTTTAGGCTCATTGAAAGGGTCTTGACAATTAGGTTCTGTACTTGATAGACATTCAAAACAGAAGAGGTAGTCAGCAATAAAAACgacccaattttttttacagtataggtatttaaaataaatggaatGCCATCGTTTTCCCCTAGTATCCTTATTTACATGGCGATTTAGATACTGCAATTTACAAAGTACAAAAGAttctaatattatattatttatataaaatgttgaAAGTTAGTTTACTAAATTATTCTAAAAATCACTAAAGAGAATTCGAATATATTAAAGAGATACAAAATCTCCAATAATAAAGGACCTCACTTTTCGGACCGCTGGACAGACACACTTCATTTTTACACTAAATATTGTCCGTAGAAAATCACTTCACTGTTCTCGTACCTCacaattcattttaatattgtagGACAAACCGTTTACACTGCAAACCATTGTCACAACACTGTTTTGTTATTGCTTACTTTCTGTAGGGTATACGAGTACGGCCTATACAGGGGCAGTAGCGCTCTCAAGACACAAGCTTATAGATAAACATTGGAGATTGCACACAgaacaaaaaaagttgagaCAAGGAAATGTTGAATTACATcacccatatttttttttttaggaatatGGCTTCTTACATGGCAAGTGATTTGTAAAAGAGGGCAAATGACGTAATTCAATGTCATATTTCCTTGTCTCAAATGTTTGTTCACATGTAACCAGTTTTTTACAAGATTTGTAAGTACCGTAATAGTGTCTTgtctcgctacgcttgtggagCTCGCAGGGCCAGCGTCCCTAGCGCCATAATGGCCGCGGCACCCAGTGGCGAGTCAGGCAATGAAAGTCAGGTACAGTATCTTTTACACGTAAATACTACCTGCACTACTACTCCATAAGGCCGTGCAAGTGCGAAATCGTTAGTATAATTTAGATGATTTACAACCTGACTCGCCTTTTAGATTTGCAGCAAGTATAGTGCAAGAGTGCTCCCTTAGTGTTCAGCATGCGAGGCCGCATTACGCTCGCGCCGCTCGGAGCGCCAGTGCAGCCAGCGCGGCCAGCGTGGGAGCGCGCGCTGTGCTCGCGCGAGCGGACAACGCGCGCGCGCGGCATGCTGCGGCATCCACCTAACACAATAACACATTTTCTCACTTTAGATATCCATGTCCATTTTTTACGTAAATTTTATATActgaaataattttctatcacCTGGCCATATTCATTGCATGTTTCCATTATATTTTATCGCTCCAATACAAATCCTAATACACACTAGCGACATGCACGTGAACCGCCGCGCGACACGCAGTTCGGCTCACGCGCCTCCTCCGACCTCGCGCACCCAGCGACCTACGCCTCTCAAATCCAGCTGAAGCTGCGCGCATGTACCACTCTACGCTTCGCATGTAGATCGCCGCAGTGCTGGTCGCTCCCGCCAACCTCGTCAGCCTGTGACGCAGCCACGCCACTCACCTCCAGCTGCAGCAGCGCGCGCGCACCGCCCCGCGCCGCGCACGTGGACCGCCGCGCGGCGCGCAGTGCTGCCCGCGCGCCGCCTCCAACCTCGCGCGTCCACCGACGCAGCCACGCGCCCAGCCACGCCGCGCCGCAGCCGCACCGCAGTCCTGCCTCCTGCACCACCAGCCCGCCTACATCAAACCAAGCGTTTAGGTTCAATAGGAGATgtttaaagtaattttaaaagaaacaataCGGTTTCAACATGCTGATGGGACTGCCACGTTACTATAGCGCCTCGGGGATGTTTGCGGGGGCTAGAGTGGACGCGTTCAGTGCGATAATCCGCCAACGTACCGCCTCCCTCATGCGCCGGATATGCGACAGTTCCAACAGCCTGCTTCAGCAAATCCCTGGAAATCCGATTGGTAGGTATGTGTACCATTTTGGAGGCactggttttttattttatttttcttttattattatgacggtagatggctgcgattcctcgaggtccccaaatgtcaaatggtatggacatgaataaggggcctttaatttatatacataccaaatttcaggactgtccaagaaatttcgaggtttgttctattccgactgtgctaatgtattttaatttgatattgtTACTGTTTATTGTGTCAGTTATGGGCAAtagtttgaaataaatactttgaATTGAATggagtaggttttttttttaatttttgtagatAATCAATCTAAGTATAAATCAGTTGcgaagtttatttaaataaatattgaacaatAATTCAATCCTTCGGTATTAATTAGAAACGGTCTTGAAACTTATTAAAGTTTAGTAACGCCTATTATCCCAATTACCCTTTTAGGTAAACAAGATTTAATGGTTTTGTGCTGATTAAGTGTGAAATACGATAAATCGGCGGCCATTACCGACCATTAATTACGGCCCCCCTCCCCCTCCGCTCTCCTGTAATCCTTTGTCCGGGTTCGTTAACCGAGAGGGGCGGATTTTAACTTCTTTGTAGTTCTcttaaaaatttcaaaacttAATAAAACAGCTTCGAATTTATGTTCCGGCTTCATTTTAAGTAtcactaaaataatatatttacttactcgTATTTCAAAATAGTTAATTGAAGACTTGTTCGATCCCACTAGTATTTGCATTCTATATTATCGCGATAAAATAGCATATTCTAAaagttaaaattcaatttttcaaCGATACAGACACTAATTTAAGGATAAACGGaatcattttgttttgttttaatttaagacCGCATCCGCGTAAATGGATGACGCACTCACCAGATAGCAGCTTCGTGGCCCGCGTGTTCCAGCCGGTGAGGTTGGGGTAGAGCGCGGCGGGCGCCAACGCGGCCAGCGCGTTGCCGGCCAGCTCAAGCCCCAGCGCCGGCACGCGCGACAGCGCCGCCAGCGCCGGCAGCGCGCCCACGCGCGACCCGCGCAGCCGCAGCGCCAGCGCCCGCGCGCGCGCCAACGGAGCCAGCGCACGCGCCGACAACACGCGCACGCTTCCACGCAGCTCCACGGCGCGCAGCTTACGCGCATCAACTCCTACCACCTGCCCGTCTAACACATCCACAAGCACGTGCAGTATCAACGCTTGAACCTGAGGCGCACCAGCCAACGCTGCACCGACCGACGACCGCCCAACGTCCAGCTCGAGTTCACGCAGAGATAGCAGCGATCGGAACACATGACGTTCGAGCTCAAACACGTGCAAGCCTTGTATACGTAATTGAAGCAACCGTCCCAAACCGTCCAGACCGTCTATTGACGGCAGCGGGTTGTGCGACACATCCAGCACCGCCAGTCTAGGCAACATTACCCACGCGCCACTTTGTAGCATCGTCAAACGGTTGTTGGAAAGATTCAGCGCTCGCAGTTCAGGTAGCGCACGCAAGTCTTCCTCGCGGCAAGCGACGATGGCGTTCCCGCTGAGGTCGAGCTCACGCAGCGCCGGCAGCGGCAGCACCGGCACCGCACGCAGTCCCGAGCCCGCCAGCGACAGCCGTCGCAACAGCGGCACTGGGTGCAGCAGCTCCCGATAGTTAGTAACTAGCAGGTTGTGTGACAAGTCCAGACGCCGTAATTTTCCGAGACCGGCAAGCACCGCGTCGGGTAGCACGCGCAAAGATGCGCGCGCTAGACCCAGCTCACGCAAGAATCCGGCGCCGGCGAGCGCGGCCGTGTCTAACCTCGCCAGTTCGTTCCCGCCGAGCTCCAGTCGACGCAGCGTGAAGCCCACCGCGCCGATCGCGGCAGCCGGTGGACTGCTTAACCGATTGTCACGTAAATCGAGCGCTTCTAGAAGCGTGCCTGCGAATGCACCCGGCGGAATTCCCCGTAACTGGTTCATGGCTAAACGCAGCACGCGTAGCCGCCGTAATGCTCGGAACTGTTCAGGTTGTAAGATAGCCAGACGGTTACGCGTCAAGTCGAGTTCTTCCAGGGCAGGCGTGGACGCGAGTGCGCGCCGCCGCACCACCTCCAGCCCGTTCTCGCGTAGGCTGAGCACGGCCAGCCGCGGCAGAGAACCTAACGTATCCAACACCACTACCCGGTTGTGCGCTAGCAGCAGTCGCCGCAGATTCAACGCCACGCCTTCGAAAAATGCAGCAGGCAGAATTTCGAGCGCATTGTACGACAGATCTAACACGCTAATAGACGCGGTACCTCCTCCTGCTAGCACTGAAATCCGATTGTGGCTAGCGTTTACAGACAAGTTAGGCACATCACTTGCAACGTGCTCGaaaacgtcggtggcaaaacgTTCCACGTGATTGTACTGCAGTTCCAGAGCTTGCAACCGAGGAAGCGAGCGGAATGCCCCCGCCGCAATACACTCTATGTCATTCCCCGCGAGGCCTACAAACACTAGGTTATTTAAATGTGCAAAAGTCCGTTCGCTCACGTTCACCATGCGGTTATAAGACAAGTCCACGCTTTGTAATTCTGATAGCATCGTCAGAAACTCCCCGTTGATGATGCTGATATGATTATAGGCTAGTCTTAGCTCTCTCAGTTTAAGCGAAGCGTTGCCCCAACCATTAGAGTCGCTCGGGAATTCCACTATCTTGTTGAAGTCAAGGTTGAGATGTTCGAGGAGCGGGTGCGCGCGCAGGTCGGCGGCCGACACGCGGCGGATGTCGTTGTTGTCGAGCGCGAGCCACGCGGCGGCTGGTGCGCGCGGCAGGGACCCTCCCGCCAGTGCGCCCGATAACTCCAGCACGGATAACGCACGCAACGGAGATAACGCTTCCGATGACAGAGAATAAAGTTCGTTGAAGCTGAGCGCTAGTTCACGCAAGCGCAGCGGCGGGAAAGCGCCTGGCAACAGCGCTGTTAATCTGTTGCCGCGCAAACTCAGCGTATCCAGCCCCGTTGCCCATGCACCGAACGTACTCGCTCCCACGTGCGCGATGCGGTTGTAGCCGAGATCCAAGTGTGTAAGCGTCCCCGCCTCCAAATTCATCAGGCCTTCTGGAAAAATTATTAAGTCGTTTCCGGCCAGCGACAGCGCGTAAAGTCGCGGTGGCAACGACGGCACCACCCGCAGCCGGTTGTATGCGACTGACAACCTGCGCAGTCTCACCAGCTCAATCATTGCCAAGGGCAACGCAAGCAGCTCATTGTAATCTAAATCTAACTGACGCAGATCACTCGCAAGTGCATTAAGTGTATCTGGTATCGCTGTAAGTCGATTATGTGACACCGATAGCTTTTCCAAACGGCTGCACTCAAAGACAAAAGCCGGCAATGCCGTAAAATCATTCAGGTCCAGCAGCAAATTTTTTAACTGTAACCTTACGCCTAGCTCCAAGCTAAAGTCATCATCTAGATCATTGTGAGTGAGGTCGAGCGTGTGCAAGTGTGCATGTAGTTGCACATCGGTTTTAAGTTCATTGGAGGTGTGTATGAGGTTGTCGCGGAGTGTGAGGTGCTGGAGGCGCGGTAGCGCGGCGAGGGTTGGTGGCTCGCGCAGCAAGTTATCGGACAGACGTAGGGTCATAAGGGCTCGTGGTAACGCGCCGGCATCCACCGCGCGGATCCTGTTTCCGTCCAGTTCTAGCGTTGTGAGAACTCGCAGTGGGCGTAGTGAGCCGGCGCTCAGCCAAGTCAGACGGTTGTTGCTCAGAGACAGGCTGGTCAACGTGTCCACCAGCCCGCCCCATTCCACGCCGTCCAGGTCGCTAATAAAGTTACTGAAATAAATAACTAGTGATATTATTGCTCTCATCTATTAAAATACTGAACCTAATCAGTAACAATAAGTGTGTAAGTACCACTATTTTTTGATTTAGGAAAATTAATGGTAGTTTAAAGTCAGTTAACAAATACTTTGGAAACAGGACTCACTGTTGCAAATTAAGCCAGTTGAGCACCTTCAGGTCCCGAAGCGCCTCGTGGGGGACCTCCGTGAGCTCGTTGTGGCCCAGATCCAAGGATGCCAGCGTTTCTCGCATCGACCTGTCCAAGACGCAAAATTAAACATCATGTTATTTGAATCGCGCTAACCAAAAGGTAGGGAAATAACTATACTATCCCGCCAAAACATAATAAGCGTCCTACTccacaccttagtcaaaataattatgtggcttggccgtttcgttaccaAGTACAAGaactattttataacaaaaaagtcATAaacagtgaatacatttttcaccttacgcccatgtgacggtagcgaaacggccaaaccattttgactaaggtgttaCTACTACTCGGTACGGACCCTACCTACGAAAGCTACATAGGTCTCATAAGAAGTGTTCCAGAGTTTCCAcgagttttatttatatgtgtCGTCGTCTAGTAAAGTGTAGAAAGTACTCCTCACCCTGGTAGAATGCAGTTACAGTTTCTAAAAGAACGGACGAAGAGTGGTCCTTCGATCCGTATTTGTGAGATTTATGAAAGAAGGAAGAAACATCTTTGTCTTAGTAGTAGAAAGTATTGTGAGAAGGGTACCGACGCGAGCGCAGCAGGCTGCAGCGCGCCCAGCCGGCATGCGACGAGCACGAGGGTTTGCAGCACGCGCGCGTCCAGCGCCGAGTCGTCCAGCGCGCCGAGCCGCGCGCCCCACACCGACACGTGCCGCACGTTAACCTCTGCAAAACACGCacgttaggtttttttatactatgtcggtggcaaacaagcatacggcccgcctgatggtaaacagtgtccgtagcctatgtacgcctgcaactccagaagcgttacatgcgcgttgccgaccctaaacccccgccccctcgttgagctctgggaaccttactcaccggcaggaacacaacactatgagtgtaGGTTGACGCTGTACGCGGCGTATGGAGTCAAGTTCCGTATAAACTATGCTGTCTTCCTATATAAAGACTAAGCGAGAGGTACACGCGCCCAGCAAACAAGCAAGCTGATTGCACGGTTGTCATTTTTAAGATGATTTTCTAAAGGTATGGCTAAAGTTCGCTAACTGTAGTGACCAACTGTATGTAGCGAATGATGTCCACCCCAGCAGTGCGCAAGACATTCGCCAGATCTAGACTCGCGACCCATATCATGACGGTGTTGATTTCAAAGGCCACCTAACCTGACATGCaatcttaaatatataattaattggtAATTTTAAGGTTTCGTAACTTTTTCAAacgttattttttatgtatgctTTTTTTATGTGTGCTAGTATTTACACTTAAAAACCGTTGGCGTTGGTTGGTTGGCAGGGCTGAAGTAAGCGGGATTGCGTTGTGGTTGGGTATATATTTAGCGCCGAGATGTGGAGCGCCCGGGGGAgagatttcattttttttttcaaggtcATGTTCAAAGTGTACCTGTGTTGGGGAACCGGTGAAACTGCACAGCGTCGCAGGTGAAGCGGTCATCAGCGCACAGACAGAGCGGCGCGGCGACGCACGgcgcgtgcgcggcgcggcgcggcgccacCAGCGCCAGCGCGAGCAGCACGCGCGCCGCCatgcgcgccgcgcgcgccaccGTCCCGCCACCGCTCCCTACACACACGCACCTTTAGAGAGACCCCACGCTGGCGTGTCCCGAGCGTTGGCATCTAGttaactctatggctgctgctcgacgcaacgttagcGCAAGTGTGCAGCGACACCATTGTTCATAATGCTGACAAGACCCCAACGCTTAAAAGACGCTAGAGTCTCGTCTTTTAGCTATCCATACACCgacttgaatagaacaaagtgaaagaatttcattataaacgtcatattttcataggagTTTAACATTGTCACACTTTGTCGTTGCAATTGCCATGCTGCTTGGTCCGAGTCGACGtttttattggattttcatGAACAAGTCATCATCGACGATTGATCGACGacctgacgaccggtctggcctattgggtcaccaccctgcctatgaaatcGATGGTCTGgagttcgaatcccagtaagggcatttatttgtgtgatgggtgttttctttatatataagtatgtatttatctatataagccAAGagccaagtgaatgcagtggaaatgagagcgttgagaagtgcgTGTATGGtgaaattacaagatagaattaggaacagtatgataagggaaaagtgtggactgaacgaagatgtagtgacaaaaattgagaaacgtgatgagatggtttggacacgtggaaagaatgagtgaaagaaggttaacaaagagagtgtacaaagaagaagtagaagagggagctggaagaagtagacctcggcggactttctctgatcaaatcggggaaatcctgaagaaaggccaggtcaagagcaccctaaaccgacgccGACAAGTGTGTATGAGGAATGGTAGCAACTAGCTACctctccgggaaataggcgtgattacatgtatgtatgtacgtatatatatcgtcacctagtacccatagtacaagctttgcttagtttttagcatttaattatttaaaatactatcAAGTACTCGGAGCGTAGTCAAACAACCAAGTGATAGAAATTGCAATTGGCTTAGTATTGTTCTAAATGGTAGAAGGCAAAATGCATAAAATACTGAAATAGTTTCATGGTTTCGGCAAGGATAGTAAGTTAGCTGCCCGGGCGCCCCTCGGGATTTGGTAGGTTGCCAGCGGCGAGCGGAAATAACTTGATGTAGCCGTTATTCGCAGCAAGGAGCTTAGGTTGACTAGATAAAACAAGCAACTATGATGACTAATATTTGAAtgagacaaaatattttcaaaatgaaagAAATAATGTACACAAAGCTGAAACGATTGGTTCGACCGTATTGAAACTGTGGACTATAAACATATTGGTTTGATCGTATTGAAACTGTGGACTATAAACATGTTGGTTTGATCGTATTGAAACTGGACTATATATTATAcctaggcatcggagtttttatcgcacggtaagacgtTAGCGAGCTACGGAGTcaacattagcaataaaattcaagtcatacatacccatttatttaattagtcattttaattttatcatcaAAGACAGGAATAATGACGAGCTTATAGACGATCCTTCAATTTTGTCTTTCaggacataaatattacaaataagaataatgtatttttttgtatattcatGTTACTTTTACCtcttttaatttacatatttttttgtaagaaatttcgtaatataacaatacaaaaatGGTCCTTTCAAAAAATGGTTCTTTTTGTACAGCCACTGAAATTGGGGTGGGTACACGTTGTAtagtttaggtcatactgaacaacctttactatgggaccaaccccgaaattgtcTCATAGTAAcatttgc harbors:
- the LOC133522465 gene encoding chaoptin-like isoform X2; translation: MAARVLLALALVAPRRAAHAPCVAAPLCLCADDRFTCDAVQFHRFPNTEVNVRHVSVWGARLGALDDSALDARVLQTLVLVACRLGALQPAALASMRETLASLDLGHNELTEVPHEALRDLKVLNWLNLQHNFISDLDGVEWGGLVDTLTSLSLSNNRLTWLSAGSLRPLRVLTTLELDGNRIRAVDAGALPRALMTLRLSDNLLREPPTLAALPRLQHLTLRDNLIHTSNELKTDVQLHAHLHTLDLTHNDLDDDFSLELGVRLQLKNLLLDLNDFTALPAFVFECSRLEKLSVSHNRLTAIPDTLNALASDLRQLDLDYNELLALPLAMIELVRLRRLSVAYNRLRVVPSLPPRLYALSLAGNDLIIFPEGLMNLEAGTLTHLDLGYNRIAHVGASTFGAWATGLDTLSLRGNRLTALLPGAFPPLRLRELALSFNELYSLSSEALSPLRALSVLELSGALAGGSLPRAPAAAWLALDNNDIRRVSAADLRAHPLLEHLNLDFNKIVEFPSDSNGWGNASLKLRELRLAYNHISIINGEFLTMLSELQSVDLSYNRMVNVSERTFAHLNNLVFVGLAGNDIECIAAGAFRSLPRLQALELQYNHVERFATDVFEHVASDVPNLSVNASHNRISVLAGGGTASISVLDLSYNALEILPAAFFEGVALNLRRLLLAHNRVVVLDTLGSLPRLAVLSLRENGLEVVRRRALASTPALEELDLTRNRLAILQPEQFRALRRLRVLRLAMNQLRGIPPGAFAGTLLEALDLRDNRLSSPPAAAIGAVGFTLRRLELGGNELARLDTAALAGAGFLRELGLARASLRVLPDAVLAGLGKLRRLDLSHNLLVTNYRELLHPVPLLRRLSLAGSGLRAVPVLPLPALRELDLSGNAIVACREEDLRALPELRALNLSNNRLTMLQSGAWVMLPRLAVLDVSHNPLPSIDGLDGLGRLLQLRIQGLHVFELERHVFRSLLSLRELELDVGRSSVGAALAGAPQVQALILHVLVDVLDGQVVGVDARKLRAVELRGSVRVLSARALAPLARARALALRLRGSRVGALPALAALSRVPALGLELAGNALAALAPAALYPNLTGWNTRATKLLSGGLVVQEAGLRCGCGAAWLGAWLRRWTREVGGGARAALRAARRSTCAARGGARALLQLEVDAAACRARALSARASTARAPTLAALAALALRAARA
- the LOC133522465 gene encoding chaoptin-like isoform X1; the encoded protein is MAARVLLALALVAPRRAAHAPCVAAPLCLCADDRFTCDAVQFHRFPNTEVNVRHVSVWGARLGALDDSALDARVLQTLVLVACRLGALQPAALASMRETLASLDLGHNELTEVPHEALRDLKVLNWLNLQHNFISDLDGVEWGGLVDTLTSLSLSNNRLTWLSAGSLRPLRVLTTLELDGNRIRAVDAGALPRALMTLRLSDNLLREPPTLAALPRLQHLTLRDNLIHTSNELKTDVQLHAHLHTLDLTHNDLDDDFSLELGVRLQLKNLLLDLNDFTALPAFVFECSRLEKLSVSHNRLTAIPDTLNALASDLRQLDLDYNELLALPLAMIELVRLRRLSVAYNRLRVVPSLPPRLYALSLAGNDLIIFPEGLMNLEAGTLTHLDLGYNRIAHVGASTFGAWATGLDTLSLRGNRLTALLPGAFPPLRLRELALSFNELYSLSSEALSPLRALSVLELSGALAGGSLPRAPAAAWLALDNNDIRRVSAADLRAHPLLEHLNLDFNKIVEFPSDSNGWGNASLKLRELRLAYNHISIINGEFLTMLSELQSVDLSYNRMVNVSERTFAHLNNLVFVGLAGNDIECIAAGAFRSLPRLQALELQYNHVERFATDVFEHVASDVPNLSVNASHNRISVLAGGGTASISVLDLSYNALEILPAAFFEGVALNLRRLLLAHNRVVVLDTLGSLPRLAVLSLRENGLEVVRRRALASTPALEELDLTRNRLAILQPEQFRALRRLRVLRLAMNQLRGIPPGAFAGTLLEALDLRDNRLSSPPAAAIGAVGFTLRRLELGGNELARLDTAALAGAGFLRELGLARASLRVLPDAVLAGLGKLRRLDLSHNLLVTNYRELLHPVPLLRRLSLAGSGLRAVPVLPLPALRELDLSGNAIVACREEDLRALPELRALNLSNNRLTMLQSGAWVMLPRLAVLDVSHNPLPSIDGLDGLGRLLQLRIQGLHVFELERHVFRSLLSLRELELDVGRSSVGAALAGAPQVQALILHVLVDVLDGQVVGVDARKLRAVELRGSVRVLSARALAPLARARALALRLRGSRVGALPALAALSRVPALGLELAGNALAALAPAALYPNLTGWNTRATKLLSGGLVVQEAGLRCGCGAAWLGAWLRRWTREVGGGARAALRAARRSTCAARGGARALLQLEVSGVAASQADEVGGSDQHCGDLHAKRRVVHARSFSWI